The following coding sequences lie in one Hippoglossus hippoglossus isolate fHipHip1 chromosome 14, fHipHip1.pri, whole genome shotgun sequence genomic window:
- the si:ch211-266i6.3 gene encoding cytoskeleton-associated protein 2 isoform X2, producing the protein MDNVAVSSRNCTNKGNKENAQPAHGSKSLIQRDKKPVAPFHVKSNKKEETSAKHGSLKPLKKTKTAQKDGKPAAASDVARRQTYSRAFLTEQAVKHQKIVAEVPKRPAAALSSRSALGMYKGKIVESKIGSIWKSTASLDSADLKPLASKTERQRVQNVKKTRSQSVSDLPGPGTRKPAPTVSKSAFNRPAQASRPPVTSRPPAGFYSARPSTRTVPATGSRNPTVTATKGSGSLNSKPKIPVKDKANKPPVSSTLSQYRLTADTTEERRAKLAEWLASKGKTFKRPAMTTAAPPKTKASKPGTNLKSQSHAEPRPAAHKPDSTAADCADTQGAMLTTRTTLELLENSDVDLSVDPQESVDDIVVNLCDVLEAMASPSRCSEGEYSQVTEECNGVTEDSEMKDECEEKVKNDAEERDEHKVETDEEEFESDDDVVETTPPMGDASVVKYSVKTTPYLQSVKRTIDGEVSSSRRQGNIKDLKFLTPVRRSTRIQRKSSHLPMMLVDHDPCVSSLAELVKLDDDPNAYIYRRNPALLEDLPDHPRL; encoded by the exons ATGGATAACGTCGCAGTTTCAAGTCGAAACTGCACCAATAAA gGAAACAAGGAGAATGCTCAGCCTGCACATGGAAGCAAATCCCTCATCCAGAGAGATAAAAAGCCCGTGGCTCCATTTCAtgtgaaaagcaacaaaaaagaGGAGACCTCAGCAAAACATGGTTCTCTTAAAC ctctaaaaaagacaaagactgCACAGAAAGATGGGAaaccagctgctgcttctgatGTCGCACGACGACAAACATACAGCCGGGCCTTCCTCACAGAGCAGGCTGTGAAACACCAAAAAATTGTTGCAGAAGTTCCAAAGCGGCCAGCTGCAGCGCTGTCTTCCAGATCGGCTCTTGGCATGTACAAAGGAAAGATTGTCGAGTCAAAGATAGGATCCATTTGGAAGTCAACTGCTAGTCTGGACAGTGCTGACCTCAAACCATTGGCGTCAAAAACGGAGAGACAAAGGGTTcagaatgtgaaaaaaacaaggtCCCAATCTGTTTCTGACCTACCTGGACCTGGCACAAGAAAACCGGCACCAACCGTGTCCAAGTCGGCGTTCAATAGACCTGCTCAGGCATCCAGGCCTCCTGTCACCAGCCGCCCTCCTGCAGGATTCTACTCTGCTCGCCCTTCTACCAGAACTGTCCCAGCAACCGGATCCAGAAACCCTACTGTGACCGCCACCAAGGGAAGTGGGTCACTGAACTCCAAGCCCAAGATTCCAGTGAAAGACAAGGCCAACAAGCCTCCTGTCTCAAGCACCCTCAGTCAGTACAGATTAACCGCGGACACTACTGAGGAAAGAAg aGCAAAACTGGCTGAGTGGCTGGCTTCCAAGGGCAAGACGTTCAAGAGACCGGCTATGACAACAGCAGCACCTCCAAAAACCAAGGCCTCCAAACCCGGAACCAATCTGAAATCCCAGTCTCATGCCGAACCTCGGCCTGCTGCACATAAACCGgactccactgctgctgactgTGCAGATACACAGGGAGCAATGTTAACAACACGCACcacactggagctgctggaAAACTCTGATGTGGATCTGTCTGTTGACCCACAGGAAAGTGTGGATGAT ATTGTTGTGAACCTGTGTGATGTTTTGGAGGCAATGGCGTCTCCCTCCAGATGCAGTGAAG gCGAATACTCACAGGTGACAGAAGAGTGTAATGGTGTAACGGAGGACAGCGAAATGAAGGATGAATGTGAAGAAAAGGTGAAGAATGATGCAGAAGAAAGAGATGAACACAAAGTGGAGACAGATGAAGAGGAATTCgaaagtgatgatgatgtggtGGAGACCACACCACCGATGGGAGATGCTTCAGTAGTAAAATACAGTGTGAAGACCACTCCATACCTGCAAAG TGTCAAGAGGACAATCGATGGTGAGGTCAGTTCATCCAGGAGACAGGGCAACATCAAAGATCTGAAGTTTCTGACACCGGTTCGTCGATCCACGCGCATCCAGCGCAAATCCTCCCACCTGCCAATGATGCTGGTCGACCATGACCCCTGTGTGTCATCGCTGGCGGAGCTGGTGAAGCTGGATGATGATCCCAATGCCTACATTTACAGAAGAAACCCTGCTCTCCTAGAAGATCTGCCCGACCACCCCAGACTGTGA
- the si:ch211-266i6.3 gene encoding cytoskeleton-associated protein 2 isoform X1 — protein MDNVAVSSRNCTNKGNKENAQPAHGSKSLIQRDKKPVAPFHVKSNKKEETSAKHGSLKPKPKLVDTKSTCGDALKKTKTAQKDGKPAAASDVARRQTYSRAFLTEQAVKHQKIVAEVPKRPAAALSSRSALGMYKGKIVESKIGSIWKSTASLDSADLKPLASKTERQRVQNVKKTRSQSVSDLPGPGTRKPAPTVSKSAFNRPAQASRPPVTSRPPAGFYSARPSTRTVPATGSRNPTVTATKGSGSLNSKPKIPVKDKANKPPVSSTLSQYRLTADTTEERRAKLAEWLASKGKTFKRPAMTTAAPPKTKASKPGTNLKSQSHAEPRPAAHKPDSTAADCADTQGAMLTTRTTLELLENSDVDLSVDPQESVDDIVVNLCDVLEAMASPSRCSEGEYSQVTEECNGVTEDSEMKDECEEKVKNDAEERDEHKVETDEEEFESDDDVVETTPPMGDASVVKYSVKTTPYLQSVKRTIDGEVSSSRRQGNIKDLKFLTPVRRSTRIQRKSSHLPMMLVDHDPCVSSLAELVKLDDDPNAYIYRRNPALLEDLPDHPRL, from the exons ATGGATAACGTCGCAGTTTCAAGTCGAAACTGCACCAATAAA gGAAACAAGGAGAATGCTCAGCCTGCACATGGAAGCAAATCCCTCATCCAGAGAGATAAAAAGCCCGTGGCTCCATTTCAtgtgaaaagcaacaaaaaagaGGAGACCTCAGCAAAACATGGTTCTCTTAAACCGAAGCCCAAACTGGTGGACACAAAGTCCACATGTGGTGATGctctaaaaaagacaaagactgCACAGAAAGATGGGAaaccagctgctgcttctgatGTCGCACGACGACAAACATACAGCCGGGCCTTCCTCACAGAGCAGGCTGTGAAACACCAAAAAATTGTTGCAGAAGTTCCAAAGCGGCCAGCTGCAGCGCTGTCTTCCAGATCGGCTCTTGGCATGTACAAAGGAAAGATTGTCGAGTCAAAGATAGGATCCATTTGGAAGTCAACTGCTAGTCTGGACAGTGCTGACCTCAAACCATTGGCGTCAAAAACGGAGAGACAAAGGGTTcagaatgtgaaaaaaacaaggtCCCAATCTGTTTCTGACCTACCTGGACCTGGCACAAGAAAACCGGCACCAACCGTGTCCAAGTCGGCGTTCAATAGACCTGCTCAGGCATCCAGGCCTCCTGTCACCAGCCGCCCTCCTGCAGGATTCTACTCTGCTCGCCCTTCTACCAGAACTGTCCCAGCAACCGGATCCAGAAACCCTACTGTGACCGCCACCAAGGGAAGTGGGTCACTGAACTCCAAGCCCAAGATTCCAGTGAAAGACAAGGCCAACAAGCCTCCTGTCTCAAGCACCCTCAGTCAGTACAGATTAACCGCGGACACTACTGAGGAAAGAAg aGCAAAACTGGCTGAGTGGCTGGCTTCCAAGGGCAAGACGTTCAAGAGACCGGCTATGACAACAGCAGCACCTCCAAAAACCAAGGCCTCCAAACCCGGAACCAATCTGAAATCCCAGTCTCATGCCGAACCTCGGCCTGCTGCACATAAACCGgactccactgctgctgactgTGCAGATACACAGGGAGCAATGTTAACAACACGCACcacactggagctgctggaAAACTCTGATGTGGATCTGTCTGTTGACCCACAGGAAAGTGTGGATGAT ATTGTTGTGAACCTGTGTGATGTTTTGGAGGCAATGGCGTCTCCCTCCAGATGCAGTGAAG gCGAATACTCACAGGTGACAGAAGAGTGTAATGGTGTAACGGAGGACAGCGAAATGAAGGATGAATGTGAAGAAAAGGTGAAGAATGATGCAGAAGAAAGAGATGAACACAAAGTGGAGACAGATGAAGAGGAATTCgaaagtgatgatgatgtggtGGAGACCACACCACCGATGGGAGATGCTTCAGTAGTAAAATACAGTGTGAAGACCACTCCATACCTGCAAAG TGTCAAGAGGACAATCGATGGTGAGGTCAGTTCATCCAGGAGACAGGGCAACATCAAAGATCTGAAGTTTCTGACACCGGTTCGTCGATCCACGCGCATCCAGCGCAAATCCTCCCACCTGCCAATGATGCTGGTCGACCATGACCCCTGTGTGTCATCGCTGGCGGAGCTGGTGAAGCTGGATGATGATCCCAATGCCTACATTTACAGAAGAAACCCTGCTCTCCTAGAAGATCTGCCCGACCACCCCAGACTGTGA